One uncultured Hyphomonas sp. genomic region harbors:
- a CDS encoding CocE/NonD family hydrolase translates to MKLLRSSPALLMAAGLLLGGLTASAQDAAPVTPMTPDIIESYDPVLPSADFIRREVMVPMRDGTKLYTVIVMKKGTKNGPILLSRTPYDAYGDVHRIPSQRIVDILPAMDIEFAEDGYIRVYQDIRGLHRSEGEFVLNRPLSGPLNDTGIDEATDAYDTIDWLSKNIPESNGKVGIIGSSYLGFTALMATIDPHPALKAAVAESPMVDGWIGDDWFHNGAFRVSSLEFALWMAVNKGAGGGGLALGAGDQYTRYLEAGSVADFAKSVGITHVPGVRKFLENPAYTEFWSLQAVDKWLAARPLKVPTMIELGQWDQEDSYGGPAVYRALEPKDKNNDMVSLVIGPWRHSGANHYGYELGDLTFTGDTAREWRVKYVKPYFDHWLKGAPKPDTPPVLTYATGINEWQESPRWPMGSSKPLYLAADGTASFDKPAETGHDDYVSDPAHPVPFIPRPIDMSDADQWKPWLVHDQRFVSDRPDVAVWETEPLEEAVHIMGAPEVELFASTTGTDSDWVVKLIDVYPNDMPEPAIQGSKPPMPGFELPIGIEIFRGRYVDSLAEPVALKPGEVEHYKWSLPNVDHVFLPGHKIMVQVQSSLFPLYDRNPQTFVDNIMYAKPEDYQKATQSIWHGGQSASAVVLPVVE, encoded by the coding sequence ATGAAATTGCTTCGTTCATCCCCGGCTCTGCTGATGGCTGCCGGTCTGCTCCTTGGTGGTTTGACGGCGTCAGCGCAGGACGCGGCGCCGGTCACACCGATGACGCCCGACATAATCGAAAGCTACGACCCGGTCCTGCCGTCCGCAGACTTCATCCGCCGGGAAGTGATGGTGCCGATGCGCGACGGAACGAAGCTCTACACGGTGATCGTGATGAAGAAGGGCACGAAGAACGGCCCGATTCTCCTGTCCCGTACGCCCTATGATGCCTATGGCGACGTCCACCGCATTCCCAGCCAGCGGATCGTCGACATCCTGCCGGCGATGGACATCGAGTTTGCCGAAGATGGCTATATCCGCGTCTATCAGGACATCCGGGGCCTTCACCGTTCCGAGGGTGAGTTCGTCCTGAACCGGCCGCTGTCCGGCCCGCTGAACGATACGGGGATCGACGAGGCAACGGATGCCTATGACACGATCGACTGGCTGTCGAAGAATATACCGGAGTCAAACGGCAAGGTGGGTATCATCGGTTCGTCCTACCTCGGGTTCACGGCCCTGATGGCGACGATCGATCCCCATCCGGCGCTGAAAGCCGCCGTCGCGGAGAGCCCTATGGTGGATGGCTGGATCGGCGACGACTGGTTCCATAATGGCGCCTTCCGGGTGAGTTCGCTGGAATTCGCCCTCTGGATGGCCGTCAACAAGGGCGCAGGCGGAGGCGGCCTCGCCCTTGGGGCTGGCGACCAGTATACGCGCTATCTTGAGGCTGGCTCCGTTGCTGACTTTGCGAAATCGGTCGGCATCACGCATGTGCCGGGCGTCCGCAAATTCCTCGAAAATCCTGCCTATACCGAATTCTGGTCCTTGCAGGCGGTCGACAAATGGCTTGCTGCCCGGCCGCTGAAAGTGCCGACAATGATCGAACTGGGCCAGTGGGACCAGGAAGACAGCTATGGCGGGCCTGCGGTCTACCGGGCGCTGGAGCCGAAAGACAAGAACAACGACATGGTCTCGCTGGTGATCGGCCCATGGCGTCACTCAGGTGCCAACCACTACGGCTATGAGCTGGGCGATCTGACCTTCACGGGAGATACGGCCAGAGAGTGGCGCGTGAAGTATGTGAAACCCTACTTCGATCACTGGCTCAAGGGCGCGCCGAAACCGGATACGCCGCCGGTGCTGACCTATGCGACCGGTATCAATGAATGGCAGGAATCCCCGCGCTGGCCGATGGGCTCGTCGAAACCGCTGTACCTTGCAGCCGATGGCACCGCCAGCTTCGATAAACCGGCCGAGACCGGGCATGACGACTATGTCAGCGACCCGGCGCATCCGGTGCCTTTCATTCCGCGCCCGATCGACATGAGCGACGCTGACCAGTGGAAGCCGTGGCTGGTGCATGACCAGCGCTTCGTGTCGGATCGTCCGGACGTCGCCGTCTGGGAGACGGAACCGCTCGAGGAGGCCGTCCACATCATGGGCGCGCCGGAAGTTGAGCTGTTCGCCTCAACGACTGGCACGGACAGCGACTGGGTGGTGAAACTGATCGACGTCTATCCGAACGACATGCCCGAGCCGGCCATCCAGGGCAGCAAGCCGCCCATGCCTGGCTTCGAGTTGCCGATTGGCATTGAGATTTTCCGCGGGCGGTATGTCGACAGCCTGGCAGAGCCCGTTGCGCTGAAGCCGGGTGAAGTCGAGCATTACAAATGGTCGCTTCCGAATGTCGATCACGTCTTCCTGCCGGGCCACAAGATCATGGTGCAGGTACAGTCGAGCCTGTTCCCGCTCTATGACCGCAATCCGCAGACCTTCGTCGACAACATCATGTACGCGAAGCCAGAAGACTATCAGAAGGCCACGCAATCGATCTGGCATGGCGGCCAATCCGCCAGTGCCGTGGTGTTGCCGGTCGTCGAGTAA
- a CDS encoding transglutaminase family protein encodes MSEQEDALQATYFVDSDDAAIIAKARALADGATDDVQIAERLFYAVRDGFRYDPYNLATEREAFKASNILGETSTWCVPKSIVLTALARASGIPARLGFADVRNHLTSEKLTETMGTDLFAWHGYSELWLNGRWVKLSTAFNKELCDRFGVKALEFDPVEGALMHPFDQSGRRHMEYVRERGSYLDLPMSDMFRTFAEVYPGWIIGPDGEATRAEISPTSKDERFH; translated from the coding sequence ATGTCGGAACAGGAAGACGCACTTCAGGCGACCTATTTTGTCGATAGCGATGACGCGGCGATCATCGCGAAAGCCCGCGCGCTCGCCGATGGCGCGACGGATGACGTACAGATTGCCGAGCGCCTGTTCTACGCCGTCCGGGATGGTTTCCGCTATGACCCGTATAATCTCGCCACGGAGCGCGAGGCGTTCAAGGCGAGCAACATTCTGGGCGAAACCTCGACCTGGTGCGTGCCGAAATCCATCGTGCTGACGGCGCTCGCCCGCGCCTCCGGCATTCCGGCGCGCCTCGGCTTTGCCGATGTGCGCAATCACCTGACCAGTGAGAAGCTGACCGAGACGATGGGCACCGACCTCTTCGCCTGGCACGGCTATAGCGAACTGTGGCTGAATGGCCGCTGGGTGAAGCTGTCGACCGCCTTCAACAAGGAGCTCTGCGACCGGTTCGGCGTGAAGGCGCTGGAGTTCGACCCTGTCGAGGGCGCGCTGATGCACCCCTTCGACCAGTCCGGCCGGCGGCATATGGAATATGTCCGCGAGCGCGGCAGCTACCTCGATCTTCCGATGTCGGACATGTTTCGGACCTTTGCCGAAGTCTACCCCGGCTGGATCATCGGCCCGGACGGCGAAGCCACCCGGGCAGAAATCAGCCCGACATCGAAGGACGAGCGGTTCCACTAG
- a CDS encoding acyl-CoA dehydrogenase family protein, with translation MDDLNTELFDLTMSEKAKPLFERVKKHLEENVAPWQEEFAALNKEKEDRWTWHPRQLELLEGAKAKAREAGLWNFFLPDAETGEGLSNLDYAYIAAELGKYPQGSETLNCSAPDTGNMEVLERVGTPAQKEKWLEPLLRGEIRSAYAMTEPNVASSDAKNISTTAVLDGDEWVINGEKFYISGAGDPRCKIMIVMVKTDPDAAPSKQQSQILVPMDTPGVEILGGMEVMGEDHAPRGHMHLRFDNVRVPKDNVLLGIGRGFEISQVRLGPGRIHHCMRSIGKAEIALELMIKRAGTREAFGKPIAKLGKNLEVISRARIEINAMRLAVLQAAKAMDVLGNKEARVYVSAVKAMVPEKVCLIIDQAMQMHGAAGMSQWFPLAGMYADMRHLRYADGPDEVHHMVVGRTEVQKHGLW, from the coding sequence ATGGACGACCTGAATACCGAGCTTTTCGACCTGACCATGTCGGAAAAGGCGAAGCCGCTTTTCGAGCGGGTGAAGAAGCACCTCGAAGAGAATGTCGCGCCCTGGCAGGAAGAGTTTGCGGCGCTGAACAAGGAGAAGGAAGACCGCTGGACCTGGCATCCGCGCCAGCTGGAGCTGCTGGAAGGCGCCAAGGCCAAGGCGCGCGAGGCAGGCCTGTGGAACTTCTTCCTGCCGGATGCCGAGACGGGCGAGGGCCTCAGCAATCTCGACTATGCCTATATCGCGGCAGAGCTCGGCAAGTATCCGCAGGGCTCGGAAACGCTGAACTGTTCGGCGCCCGACACGGGCAATATGGAAGTGCTGGAACGTGTCGGCACGCCCGCGCAGAAGGAAAAATGGCTGGAGCCCCTGCTGAGGGGCGAGATCCGCTCCGCCTATGCGATGACCGAGCCGAATGTCGCTTCATCGGACGCGAAGAACATCTCCACCACCGCCGTGCTGGACGGCGATGAATGGGTCATCAATGGCGAGAAATTCTACATTTCCGGCGCTGGTGACCCGCGCTGCAAGATCATGATCGTCATGGTCAAGACAGACCCCGATGCCGCGCCGTCGAAACAGCAATCCCAGATCCTCGTGCCGATGGACACGCCCGGCGTGGAAATCCTGGGCGGCATGGAAGTGATGGGCGAAGATCATGCGCCGCGCGGCCATATGCATTTGCGTTTCGACAATGTCCGTGTGCCGAAGGACAATGTGCTGCTCGGCATCGGGCGCGGGTTCGAGATTTCGCAGGTACGCCTGGGGCCCGGCCGTATCCACCACTGCATGCGCTCCATCGGCAAGGCCGAGATTGCGCTGGAGCTGATGATCAAGCGCGCCGGCACCCGCGAAGCCTTCGGCAAGCCGATCGCCAAGCTCGGCAAGAACCTCGAAGTGATCTCCCGCGCCCGGATCGAGATCAACGCCATGCGCCTCGCCGTGCTACAGGCGGCCAAGGCGATGGACGTGCTCGGCAACAAGGAAGCGCGGGTCTATGTCAGCGCGGTGAAGGCGATGGTGCCGGAGAAAGTCTGCCTGATCATCGATCAGGCGATGCAGATGCACGGCGCGGCGGGCATGTCGCAATGGTTCCCGCTGGCCGGCATGTATGCCGATATGCGCCACCTGCGCTATGCCGACGGGCCGGACGAGGTGCACCACATGGTGGTCGGCCGCACCGAAGTGCAGAAGCATGGCCTCTGGTAA
- a CDS encoding 4-(cytidine 5'-diphospho)-2-C-methyl-D-erythritol kinase: protein MKTDNYSALAPAKVNLFLHVGPVQANGRHPLDSLVMFAGEAAADRLEIMISDDLSMTITGPSMTNPDYIGPVDDNLVLRAARALQAETGTSQGAAFTLEKHLPIAAGIGGGSADAAAALRLLTDLWGTDPAAARKVAPDLGGDVPVALQGHGALMQGEGERVRRAPGLPRVPALLVNPNLACPTGPIFRAYDEAGGGAGFREFGAVPPFERVWDLVHWLREQRNDLQAPAIAAVPEIAGVLDTLQALPDAQLTRMSGSGATCFALFETEAAARRAEAQLSAARPDWWIRATSLGDAV, encoded by the coding sequence ATGAAAACAGATAATTACAGCGCGCTGGCCCCGGCCAAGGTGAACCTGTTCCTGCATGTCGGGCCGGTGCAGGCGAACGGCCGCCATCCGCTCGACTCGCTCGTCATGTTCGCTGGAGAGGCGGCCGCAGACCGCCTCGAAATAATGATCAGCGACGACTTGTCCATGACCATAACCGGACCAAGCATGACCAATCCGGACTATATCGGACCAGTGGATGACAATCTCGTGCTTCGCGCGGCGAGGGCGCTGCAGGCTGAGACGGGCACCAGCCAGGGCGCCGCCTTCACCCTGGAAAAACACCTCCCCATCGCCGCCGGCATCGGAGGCGGCTCCGCCGACGCCGCCGCCGCGCTGCGCTTGCTGACTGATCTCTGGGGCACAGACCCGGCCGCCGCCCGCAAGGTCGCGCCGGACCTCGGCGGCGATGTCCCGGTCGCCCTCCAAGGCCATGGCGCGCTGATGCAGGGTGAGGGCGAACGCGTCCGCCGCGCGCCAGGCCTGCCGCGTGTGCCGGCGCTGCTGGTCAATCCGAACCTTGCCTGCCCGACGGGGCCCATCTTTCGTGCTTATGACGAAGCAGGCGGCGGAGCGGGCTTCCGCGAGTTCGGCGCCGTGCCGCCCTTCGAGCGGGTGTGGGACCTCGTCCACTGGCTGCGCGAACAGCGCAACGACCTTCAGGCCCCGGCCATCGCCGCCGTGCCGGAGATTGCCGGCGTGCTGGACACACTTCAGGCATTGCCAGATGCGCAGCTCACCCGCATGAGCGGATCGGGGGCGACCTGTTTCGCCCTGTTCGAAACCGAAGCCGCCGCCCGGCGCGCCGAAGCGCAGCTCAGCGCCGCGCGGCCGGACTGGTGGATACGGGCAACCTCGCTGGGAGACGCAGTTTGA
- a CDS encoding tetratricopeptide repeat protein, with translation MMRRTGAVSAFLLSLSCAACASYPGFGSHGFSLDSAYAPPKDAEALGDYLVARYAAMTNDPREAASRYAASIDTAPESTGIAERAVFSALVSGNYEQAVKLAGKAHGAGNFGTLVRLTLGIEAMTEGKDSVSAAYLTEDGFGPFNRTVARGISAWRMLEHDGPEAAEAYLQQTLTGDPRLDSATLYMMGLIQLAAHSDADALETFETLWNSGARLAIGLDAHARLLAANGDRARALQLLKTFQDEVGENAPLETLRREIQAGRDIDVPRLSPRQGAALAVYIPAAALITRTDDDVASVYFVLALALDPELHEARTLWAQSLEKAGREVEAISVLSRIPDTSPYYAPARGQIAWALLRLGREQEALQVARQVLDQTHDRGLQIQLAEIHRAMAEYEDADRLLSEIIRVDALKGRTDWRLMFSRGATREALDDWEGAEADLKLALQLQPNSPLVMNYLGYAYVDRGIHLEEGLDLIRTALTYDPDSGFITDSLGWAYYRLGRYELAIYFLEKAVELEPGDPTLNDHLGDAYWRSGRKLEAKYQWERSLKLEPAEQQRAQIEVKLLKGPDEPAVVQAESDQPLPHRP, from the coding sequence ATGATGAGACGAACCGGGGCCGTTTCCGCATTCCTGCTGTCGCTGAGCTGCGCGGCTTGCGCGTCCTATCCGGGCTTCGGATCTCACGGCTTTTCCCTTGATTCCGCTTATGCGCCGCCGAAAGATGCCGAGGCGCTCGGGGACTATCTGGTCGCGCGCTATGCGGCGATGACGAATGATCCGCGGGAGGCTGCCAGCCGGTATGCCGCCTCGATCGATACGGCGCCGGAATCGACGGGTATCGCAGAGCGGGCCGTCTTCTCGGCGCTCGTGTCAGGGAACTACGAGCAGGCCGTGAAACTGGCCGGGAAGGCCCACGGCGCCGGCAATTTCGGTACGCTGGTTCGCCTGACCCTGGGCATCGAGGCGATGACTGAAGGCAAGGATTCCGTCTCCGCCGCCTATCTTACGGAAGATGGCTTCGGCCCTTTCAATCGCACTGTCGCCCGCGGCATCTCGGCCTGGCGGATGCTGGAACATGATGGGCCCGAAGCAGCTGAAGCTTACCTGCAGCAGACCCTGACCGGTGACCCGCGCCTTGATAGCGCAACCCTCTACATGATGGGCCTGATCCAGTTGGCAGCGCATAGCGATGCGGACGCGCTGGAGACATTCGAGACGCTCTGGAATTCCGGAGCGCGTCTGGCCATCGGCCTTGATGCGCATGCGCGGTTGCTGGCCGCGAATGGTGACAGGGCGCGTGCGCTGCAATTGTTGAAAACATTCCAGGATGAGGTGGGCGAGAACGCGCCGCTCGAGACCCTGCGCCGCGAGATCCAGGCGGGCAGGGACATTGATGTACCTCGCCTCAGCCCCCGGCAGGGCGCGGCGTTAGCCGTTTACATCCCGGCGGCGGCCCTGATCACCCGGACGGACGATGATGTGGCGTCGGTCTATTTTGTTCTCGCGCTGGCCCTCGATCCGGAGCTGCATGAGGCCCGGACCCTGTGGGCGCAGTCGCTGGAGAAGGCTGGCCGGGAGGTCGAGGCCATCTCTGTTCTGTCCCGTATCCCTGACACATCGCCCTATTACGCCCCGGCGCGGGGGCAGATTGCCTGGGCCCTGCTGCGTCTTGGCCGGGAGCAGGAGGCGCTTCAGGTGGCCCGCCAAGTGCTGGACCAGACGCATGACCGGGGGCTCCAGATACAGCTGGCCGAAATCCACCGGGCGATGGCGGAGTATGAGGACGCTGACCGGCTGCTGTCCGAGATCATCAGGGTCGATGCCCTCAAGGGCCGGACCGACTGGCGCCTGATGTTTTCGCGCGGCGCGACCCGCGAGGCGCTGGACGACTGGGAAGGCGCGGAGGCAGATCTGAAGCTGGCGCTACAGCTTCAGCCGAACAGCCCGCTGGTGATGAACTATCTTGGCTATGCCTATGTCGATCGGGGGATCCATCTGGAGGAGGGGCTGGATCTGATACGGACGGCGCTGACCTATGATCCCGATTCCGGCTTTATCACCGACAGTCTCGGCTGGGCCTATTACCGGCTAGGCCGCTATGAGCTGGCGATATACTTCCTTGAAAAGGCAGTGGAATTGGAGCCCGGCGACCCTACGCTGAACGATCATCTGGGCGACGCCTACTGGCGCAGCGGGCGGAAGCTGGAGGCGAAATACCAGTGGGAGCGGTCGTTGAAGCTGGAACCGGCCGAGCAGCAGCGGGCGCAGATCGAAGTGAAGCTGCTGAAGGGGCCGGATGAGCCAGCCGTCGTGCAGGCGGAATCCGACCAGCCCCTGCCGCACCGGCCTTAA
- a CDS encoding N-acetylmuramoyl-L-alanine amidase — MLIFRVIFLAIAVCLGATQALADVRNVRVVGNGAPTRITIWTDTAQDPRAYMVEGAAGRSVVLPLRGPAGERSGTGMGGVPEWMVTGSELRFSLDRPLMVTRVLTLPPTGTATEHRVIIDLDTVSDARFASVARRDMRQLARALTARNEAGQRREVAALKPGVGQKKYVIVVDAGHGGKDPGALAVTGKKEKDITLAAALQLKELLEADPRYEVRLTRETDTFIELEDRVTLARNWGANLFISLHADAAGRDSVSGASVYTISARGESRIDKEASKNDWEIPLEDGTAQSITGILKDLVKRETKTHSAEFAELLLPELQQAGPVLRDTHKNAGFYVLLAPDVPAVLLELGFLTNRDDARRLQSRSGRQKSMAAVKRGIDRFFIQQEKLLADRSG; from the coding sequence ATGTTGATTTTCCGTGTAATTTTCCTGGCAATCGCCGTCTGCCTAGGGGCCACACAGGCCCTCGCGGACGTGCGCAATGTGCGCGTGGTGGGGAATGGGGCGCCGACCCGAATCACGATCTGGACCGACACGGCGCAGGATCCGCGCGCCTATATGGTGGAGGGGGCCGCTGGCCGCTCCGTTGTCCTGCCGTTGCGCGGACCGGCGGGCGAGCGCTCCGGAACCGGCATGGGCGGTGTACCGGAATGGATGGTGACGGGCTCTGAGTTGCGATTCAGCCTGGACCGGCCCCTTATGGTGACGCGGGTCCTGACCCTGCCGCCCACAGGAACGGCGACAGAGCACCGGGTAATTATTGACCTCGATACGGTTTCAGACGCGCGTTTTGCCAGCGTTGCCCGCCGTGACATGCGCCAGCTGGCCCGGGCCCTGACAGCTCGCAACGAAGCCGGCCAACGCCGTGAAGTCGCGGCCTTGAAGCCTGGCGTCGGCCAGAAAAAGTACGTGATTGTTGTTGATGCCGGACATGGCGGGAAAGATCCGGGGGCGCTTGCCGTAACGGGCAAGAAGGAAAAGGATATTACGCTTGCCGCCGCCCTGCAGCTGAAGGAATTGCTGGAGGCAGACCCGCGCTATGAAGTTCGCCTGACACGCGAAACCGATACATTCATTGAACTGGAGGACCGCGTCACGCTCGCCCGGAACTGGGGGGCAAACCTGTTCATTTCGCTTCACGCCGATGCGGCGGGCAGGGACAGCGTATCCGGCGCGTCGGTCTATACGATTTCGGCCCGGGGCGAATCCCGGATCGACAAGGAAGCCAGCAAAAATGACTGGGAAATCCCGCTTGAGGACGGCACTGCCCAGTCCATCACCGGGATCCTGAAAGACCTGGTGAAGCGCGAGACCAAGACGCATTCGGCTGAGTTCGCCGAACTCCTCCTGCCGGAACTGCAACAGGCAGGGCCTGTGCTGCGTGACACCCACAAGAATGCGGGTTTCTACGTGCTGCTGGCACCGGACGTGCCGGCGGTCCTGCTTGAACTGGGCTTCCTGACCAATCGGGACGATGCCAGGCGGCTGCAGTCCCGGTCTGGCCGGCAAAAATCAATGGCTGCGGTGAAGCGCGGTATCGATCGCTTCTTCATCCAGCAGGAAAAGCTGCTGGCAGACCGATCCGGCTGA
- a CDS encoding ribonuclease E/G, with the protein MSKLMLIDAAHPEETRVAIVNNGQVDDFDFETTGNEQLRGNIYLAKVTRVEPSLQAAFVEYGGNRHGFLAFSEIHPDYYQLPAEDREALLREAAEEAAAAIEDDDEDDEASADAENGDDSDDGDEDDSDSEEEDDEASSDGEDDETGEKKKKSAKASGRRPARKSSRTSISKRYKIQEVIRRRQVMLVQVVKEERGSKGAALTTYLSLAGRYSVLMPNTPRGGGISRKIVNSSDRKRLKSIVSELEVPDGMGLIVRTAGAKRTKAEIKRDYEYLSKLWETIVEKTLSSEAPMLINAEGGLVHRAMRDMFDKEIEEVLVQGEDAYREAKDLAKLIMPSQAKKVQQWKDEEPLFVSEAVEEQLDSIYSPVVQLKSGGYLVINQTEALVAIDVNSGKATRERNIEQTATRTNLEAAEEACRQMRLRDLAGLIVIDFIDMDENKNNRAVEKKLKECLKVDRARVQHGRISQFGLMEISRQRRRQGVLQATSDPCPSCNGTGRRRSIPSAALQLIRAIEARAATGGLKSISVKAPTDVALYILNNKREALIEIERIAGFAVSIHSSEEMLPGDFTIDAERDQNAKPKKRKQPRSLQKPSKPAPSEDEDDETIEDDETSDSETESDGDDEDEKKSRRKRRRRGGRRRNKGDRETGMEVVDGDNPIVALDNDTQDDDDSDDEDGDGNEASSEDDSETPRKRRRRGRRGGRRRRRNNSDRTEGAEGQDENVPSDGGAYLDGLAASAPDMLDEAPPAQLEASEPEIMPESVAEEAVAEATAQSETGTEEEKPKPKRTRRSRARKSDAKDTAAEDTASESANEKPAEEPKAETADLPDPEVMPADVAAEAVDTVEAEVEAEAVVAHMDESAAAAEAEPEPAPEPAPEPAEAEKPAAPRRTGWWSRARK; encoded by the coding sequence ATGAGCAAACTCATGCTGATCGACGCCGCCCACCCGGAAGAGACCCGTGTGGCGATCGTCAACAACGGGCAGGTCGACGACTTCGACTTCGAAACAACTGGTAACGAACAACTCCGCGGCAACATTTACCTCGCAAAGGTAACGCGGGTTGAGCCGTCGCTGCAGGCGGCCTTCGTGGAATATGGCGGCAACCGCCATGGCTTCCTCGCCTTCAGCGAGATCCACCCCGACTATTACCAGCTTCCTGCTGAAGACCGCGAAGCGCTGTTGCGCGAAGCAGCGGAAGAAGCCGCAGCCGCTATTGAAGACGACGATGAGGACGATGAAGCCTCAGCGGACGCCGAGAATGGCGACGATTCTGACGATGGCGACGAAGACGATTCGGACTCCGAAGAAGAGGACGACGAAGCCTCTTCCGATGGCGAAGACGACGAGACCGGCGAAAAGAAGAAGAAGTCTGCCAAAGCTTCCGGCCGCCGCCCGGCCCGCAAGTCCAGCCGGACATCGATCTCCAAGCGCTACAAGATCCAGGAAGTCATCCGCCGCCGTCAGGTGATGCTGGTTCAGGTGGTGAAGGAAGAGCGCGGCTCCAAAGGCGCCGCCCTGACGACCTACCTCTCGCTCGCCGGACGCTATTCCGTGCTGATGCCGAACACGCCTCGTGGCGGCGGCATTTCCCGCAAGATCGTCAACAGCTCTGACCGCAAGCGCCTGAAATCCATCGTTTCCGAACTGGAAGTGCCGGACGGCATGGGCCTGATCGTGCGGACGGCCGGCGCCAAGCGCACCAAGGCCGAGATCAAGCGCGACTACGAATATCTGTCCAAGCTCTGGGAAACGATCGTCGAAAAGACGCTCTCCTCCGAGGCGCCGATGCTGATCAATGCCGAAGGCGGCCTGGTCCATCGCGCGATGCGAGACATGTTCGACAAGGAGATCGAGGAAGTCCTCGTCCAGGGCGAGGATGCGTATCGGGAGGCGAAGGATCTCGCCAAGCTGATCATGCCGAGCCAGGCGAAGAAGGTTCAGCAATGGAAGGACGAAGAGCCGCTGTTCGTCTCTGAGGCCGTCGAGGAACAGCTCGATTCGATCTATTCCCCGGTCGTGCAACTGAAATCCGGCGGCTATCTCGTCATCAACCAGACCGAAGCGCTGGTTGCCATCGACGTGAACTCCGGCAAGGCGACACGCGAGCGGAATATCGAGCAGACGGCAACGCGGACCAATCTGGAAGCCGCCGAAGAAGCCTGCCGCCAGATGCGCCTGCGCGATCTCGCCGGCCTCATCGTGATCGATTTCATCGACATGGATGAGAACAAGAACAATCGCGCCGTCGAGAAGAAGCTGAAGGAATGCCTGAAGGTCGACCGCGCGCGGGTCCAGCATGGACGGATCTCGCAATTCGGCCTGATGGAAATCTCCCGCCAGCGGCGCCGTCAGGGCGTGCTGCAAGCAACATCCGACCCCTGCCCGTCCTGTAACGGCACCGGCCGGCGCCGCTCCATCCCGTCGGCTGCCCTGCAACTGATCCGGGCGATCGAGGCGCGCGCAGCGACCGGCGGCCTCAAGTCCATCTCGGTGAAAGCCCCGACGGATGTGGCCCTCTATATTCTCAACAACAAGCGCGAAGCCCTGATCGAAATCGAGCGGATCGCCGGCTTTGCCGTGTCCATCCATTCTTCCGAAGAGATGCTGCCGGGCGATTTCACCATCGATGCAGAGCGTGACCAGAACGCGAAGCCGAAGAAGCGCAAACAGCCTCGCTCGCTCCAGAAGCCGTCCAAGCCGGCCCCGTCGGAAGACGAGGATGATGAAACCATCGAGGACGACGAGACGTCCGATTCTGAAACGGAATCCGATGGCGACGACGAAGACGAGAAAAAGTCCCGCCGCAAACGCCGTCGCAGAGGTGGCCGCCGCCGCAACAAGGGCGACCGCGAAACCGGTATGGAAGTGGTCGATGGCGACAATCCCATCGTCGCACTGGATAACGACACCCAGGACGACGATGACTCCGACGATGAGGACGGCGACGGCAACGAAGCCTCTTCCGAAGACGACTCCGAAACGCCCCGCAAGCGCCGCCGCCGCGGACGCCGGGGCGGACGCCGCCGCCGCCGGAACAATTCCGACCGCACGGAAGGCGCTGAAGGGCAGGACGAAAACGTCCCCTCTGACGGCGGTGCTTATCTGGATGGCCTGGCCGCCAGTGCGCCAGACATGCTGGACGAGGCACCTCCAGCCCAACTGGAAGCGTCCGAGCCGGAAATCATGCCGGAATCGGTCGCCGAGGAAGCCGTCGCTGAAGCGACAGCACAGTCGGAGACTGGCACCGAAGAAGAAAAGCCAAAACCGAAACGCACACGCCGGTCCCGCGCCCGCAAGAGCGATGCAAAGGACACCGCCGCTGAGGACACAGCTTCGGAATCGGCCAATGAGAAGCCGGCTGAAGAACCGAAGGCCGAAACTGCAGATCTGCCAGATCCGGAAGTGATGCCGGCGGACGTAGCGGCTGAAGCGGTCGACACTGTGGAAGCGGAAGTCGAAGCAGAAGCGGTTGTTGCGCACATGGATGAAAGCGCCGCGGCAGCGGAAGCCGAACCTGAACCAGCCCCGGAACCTGCCCCCGAACCAGCCGAGGCCGAGAAGCCTGCCGCCCCCCGCCGCACAGGCTGGTGGTCGCGCGCGCGGAAATAA